The sequence below is a genomic window from Paramisgurnus dabryanus chromosome 4, PD_genome_1.1, whole genome shotgun sequence.
TATAAGTGACCTTGGCTGTGTAAACCCAtcaaaagtcatttttgtgctTTACTGTTTACgcacataatgtaaagaacagtTTGGGAAAATATAGCATTGATATCTtgaatattgactgagtaaggccagattgtaaaatgtacatttgaTGCTCTTTATCTCATTATTGAGACGTTAGCCTGGATTTCagagacagggtcacatattgatCACAATCATTCTCAAATCTCAGCAGAAGTTCTCATGAAGATTTTTAAACAGCGACAACATAAGAAAAAATTagaaagacaaaaatgtttttgttaaaactctttaaaattctttttgtgtatgaaatgtgttAGCTTAGGTAAATAAAGTTGCACTGCGTCGCTTAATATCACCAAAAGCATAATAATGAATATGCCATTCCAACAGTTATTAAATGTAGATAAAAAATGTAGGTACATATTAAAATTCTGCATGGCGCTCCTCTGATCTAATTTATTCTAACCTCACAGCGTTTGGCTAAAGATCAATATTAGGTCTCTCTGGTGTTTTAACATGCTGGGAACTAATAGGAAAAGCCTGATGAATAGACAGCTATAATGATTCCCAGGAGAGGCTCTTTAAATACACTAACTCACTAGTAAAAGCAGTGTCTTATGGGTCAATGACAATGCATATTTTTGATTCAGAAACAATGggttttaaaagttttgtttataaCGTTTCAGtcaatttaatgatttttttcacaatattttgaTATTCCCATTAAAACATTTGTGAGGTGATACAACCAATAATTGTCTATTTGCCATTTAATGCGCTCCCTGTGTCATGCtaattctttgtttatttgatagtggcatttaaagggacactccacttttttgaataTAGGCTTATTTTTTTCgtctttcggatgagacgttaaaccgaggtcgcgactctctgtggtcgttaaaaatcccaggatgtcattcgaaaaagagtaggggtgtgccccggcatcctggccaaacttgcaaatcatccaggtggatgctgcacattagtggtggttgaggagatttcccctttcatatgtaaagcgctttgaggtctgcagtaaagcgctatataaatgtaacgaattattattattattattttccagctcccctagagctCCGCAGTGATATTAGGCAgggcccgaaaatagtccccttggtcactttcaatagctggggactattttcgggcactgcgtaatatcattgtgcctgttgCACCCATGGAACGGCAGCAAATgacttgattattatgccagaattagagtatagttcctagccatattgcctagaaaatcgcaacttttaattttccgtcattcttagtacacgatgtaaataCATAATTCAAGGCAagtttaaaaaggaaaaatatcgaaagtCTTCTtcggttattttttagcgtgatgctaaagGTCTAATCAGATGCAATGGATTAAGCTAAGCTAAAAGTGGTGCCGtcagacccgaagatcagctgaatggatttcaaaatggtaaaactcaattgtttaagtctagggaagctggaaaataagcctattttcaaaaaaaagtggagtgtccctttaaaattatAATCCTAAAAGTGTaaaacaactttatcataaaactaacatttgaaaactttaaatttaagtaccataattaatatatatatatatatatatatatatatatatatatatatatatatatatatatatatatatatatatatatatatatatatatatatatatatatatattatcaaTTATAGACAACTTTagtttgcatttattaaaacaaaaatgattaGCAAAATTGTTTgcttattaaaatgatttagcttcatatttgtttatttttagggGCATTCATAGCAGTTGCACCACCTGACATCTGcgataaatttacatttacatatctAAAAGACATATGCTGGCATaagttatatatataaatatacttttatatacagttataatgttttgataaatagtttttttttttacattggttgtaccacctgacacAGAAAGTGTACCAGCCTACCCATGACAATAAAGTGGCTATTTTTTAGTATTTGAAAATTGATTACTTTTCATTCAGGCATAAAGACCACCTGGGGTTCACTAGATGatgtaatatcatgtttacTGTTTATACTTGTAACTTCTTAATTAAAGCCACATAATTGCGTTTAAACCTTGACATTTGAGAACATCCAAATTGTTGGAAAAAGTTTTTCAAATATTCTAACATCCCAACAATTACTGATGGGAAAGCTTTTGAACATAAAATAATGCCAAAGTAtcttaattagatttttttaataatgtaaacacCATTTTTAGTCGTCTTAAACTGTCAATTTGGACAGTTGTCTCGCCTGCCATTTAACAAGTTTgagaaacttttttatttaaaaatactgaaaatgtatttaaacttaATAAGCTTTATAGAAAAAAGTGATATATGTCATAAATGTATCATGTTATTGTTATAGTAATGTCCCTGAACACAATCCTTGTCATGTCATGTCATTAACCCCTAACAAGCATCAGTCTGTAAGGGTTAGCCTGTGTGCCTTTTTGAGGTTCCAGATGGGAAGTTATTTTATATTTGTCACACCCTATCATCTGACAAAGGTCCTGAGCTGTAAACatgtctatctctctgtctctttctctctaaaCCATTTATGTACTGCAATGTTTTTGAAGGTTGTTTACAATCAAGTCACCATAATGTTATGGTGTCAATGTCACTTTCTCGTTTTTGATAGAGGTGGCATTTAGTGCATCTGTATTCCTAGTCTTCTGTAGTAATATGATAGGATCCCAGGTAAAAAGTACACTTAGTAAGTGTACTACTATTTTTACACACTAATTGTTTACCTAAAAtaatctttagtacttcttaagacaCACTTAAGAACACAAATGTACTGAAGattattttaaagagcacctattgttaaattaacttttttggtatgtaagtgtgtaagtacatgttaacaatatgcaaaataaacaatgacgtgagttatcgtctccaatgtagatctcttttcttgaactacaacaaacacacggattgtaggcaacatttTACTTCCTGGTATTGTTGATGTAGACAAGAacgtcattatcataattcctcccgcttcggtaGTCTGTAAgctaactcctgttagcattgcattgtgggtgaatctttcaaacatggtaagcgTAACATTTCCGACTGATggcagaggtattcaggccaatcaaaaCTTACAGAtttgctggccaatcagggacacagcgcttttcaaatccgtgcgtttcaggaagagagtaaaATATGGAGCTACAAAATGTACAggatgtggaaaataatgtctttttaacaataaaccaggcgaataaattgtttataccaaatacaaaaaatattgttttttagcaatgaaataggtgctcttgaTGACATTTATTGCAATACACTAAAAACCAAAGAATTACATGTATttagtatacttttaaaatggTCCtgtagtacactgtaaaaaaattccgtagaaattgcagctgggttgccggtaatttaccgtagaattaaatttatgttttttactggcaaaattttgttcaaagttaaatgaacattaaacattttgtctttgtctttaaagagaaaaactaaaaaaacagcatcaagcaaaacattctgggaaacaaaatctgaagcaaaaaacagaaaaaggttgatgatgatttctggttcccagaatgctttgcatgaggctgttattgtatagttttattctgtaaagataaaaactcttgccagtaaataacataaatgtaaatctacggtaaattaccggcaacccagctgcaataacattgtaatttctacagattttttttacaatgtaggcCTACTACTAAAGTAGAACACACTTTGAATTAGTAAACTTGTAGTATATATAACTTGTACACTTTTATgtaacacaaaaaaaagatCATGAAAGTATGTAAAAGTATGAAAGTACTATCAACAAACAATTTGTTTGAGTTGGCTCTTTCAAATGAATCAGTTGATCTGATTCACAAAACCTTCACGGTTGGACTGAATGATTCAGCCTACTGACTCAATGATGGTCACGGCTCATTGGAGTGGAAGATTAGgagtaaataataaattaaatttgttCAGTTCCTCAAACAGATATATCATAATGCTTTAGAGGACTTGTAATGCTTTGTGTAATTCATCCAAATCAATTTTATACTATACTgtgaaaggaaggaaggaaagaaaggaAGCCCATGTAGAAGTCAACCCAAATAATAATTCCACTATTATCTACATTTACGTCCGTTATcatgttttttgtcataatgCTGACTCAAATGCAGACGGGACAAACAGAGACCGGATGATCATGGTTCTCTTCTTGATGGCTGATTGCGTTGCTATTCATCAGGCCGTATCTCTAGATGCCCCTGCCGTCGAAGACTCCTACATTGTTCTCCTTTCCTTGGGTAAACAACTAAGGAGAAAGCAGTGGGTCTCGCCCCCTTCTTCCTGAAAGTTTCACTGACACAAAAATAGCCCAGAGAAACATTCAcatgtgtttactgtaaatgacTTGATCCCTGTTGATGGGCAGTTCATTTATTTGTGACCTACATTTTGTCTCGACTAAGTTTCAAGTCAGTTGCTCTCAAATCTTTTAAACAGTTCAATAGAAGAACCGTTTATAGCttaatgttttcataaaaaCCTTTCTTTCTTCTTTCGGTTCGCtataaaaaggtaagaaagTTTTAGGTTTAGAGAATCAAAAATGGTCGGTCACCTTGaagaaacctttatttttacacCCGTAAAAGATCAACATCATCACACCTGATATTTGTTCATCTGTGTTGTAGGTGCTGATGTTAAACTCTTTGACCTCAGCCTCTTGAACTTTGCCAATTTCTATTCAAGTACCTTGTAAGAGGAAAATGATATTGTTTAAGATTGTTTCCTCAAAGGGGAGGAAGTGAAGCGGACCCATATAGAGCCTCCAGAGGGATGTGTGTGCCCAAGTATATTCAGTCTGtccttaaatatataattcccACATTTGATGCCAGATTCTTTATATACGCAACCATGTTCAAagtcacatatatatattaggctaataatttagattaatctcatacaaaataaaagtaattctttgcataacatatgagtttgtgttgtgtgtaattattatgtatatataaatacacacacattcatgtatgtatttaagaaacatttacatgtgtatatatatttatttatatttttatatattccatattatatataaataaaaaaaaaaaaaaaatatatatatatatatatatatatatatatacacatatacatatatatatatatatatatatacatatacagtatGACCCTGGACTACAAAACCAGCAATAAGTCGGACAGGTATATttttagcaatagccaacaatacaatTGGGCTAAAATTATctttaggatattaagtaaagatcatggtTAATTGAGATATTAATGCTCTGAATTGGGTGTGTTTGAACAGTGTGTTTCTGTAGTTTCATTTATTTCCACATTTATTTCAGTGCTTCCCATGAGAAATTTCCACTAAAACATACAGATGTAGTTCACATGGTAAAGCGGTGAGACTTTTCTTAAATCCCTCTTCCCATAAAGCCCCTGGAGTATTAAGACGCtgagtaagagagagagagagacagaaaagaTCCAGGCCGTATTGAGTTATTCAGGTgaaaaaattatacacataACCCTAAAGTGACATTGAATCATTTAGTAATTAATTTAGTAATACATTGTGAAGTAATATTgctttattttaactgataaaCGTGTTGGTTTTATTTGAATACCATAcctgcattttattattaaactgAATTCTTTATTAATTATTGTCAATGCTTTTCGGTACACATTTTCACAGTTATTTATAGTATAATGACAACAGGAAATGCTAAGATCTTTTAATTTATCAAGGAAGATTAATACCACTAAATATGTGGTTCTTTTGCACTTATTTTTAGCTGCAGGTTCCTTAAATTCCTTCGCCTGTTTCCCAGACTCTCAAAATTTGACTGTGTGGGAAAAGTTTCTACTTCAGACCAGACATCTACACTCACGCAAAACATACAATCTCAgatcatatttgttttattataaCATGAGAAAACACTATttttagtaataataataattttgctACATTTGAGATATGTCAAAGTAAGCATACTTCAtgttactatatatataaaatctTTTAGCCTAGTGTCATGTTAGGCCAAACTGACTGCAGTATAAGACAATGGCAAGTATTAAATGGTCCTAAATTGTAATGCACTTTATTATAAATACAACATTGGgttggtttcctggacagggtttatcctagtcccagactaaaatgcaagtTTGAGCTGCTTTGACTGAACTTGTACTTAAATATCTTTACAtgtatcagtgccattgtttctgtctcaagatgcacaccattgttttttgtaaggtatattTGTAAAAACTTATATAAGGCTTaatctaaacattttctgggaaaccgcccaatagtgtttTGTTTAAACAAGAAAGGtacattgtttaatgtttagCTGGGCAGTAAAACAGTGTTTATGGACTATCTGTATGGATACAATTGTTTTTCGTTATCAATGTTATTTTAGAAATACTAtagtatttaatttatttacctTATAAACTGCACGCCAGCTTCTATACACTatacaaatatacaaatatactatatcaaaaaagtagctCTCCAGATTTTTTtgtccattgtggtagcccttgcccacaaaaagtttggagacccctgatttATAGgtatgcaccgatatatcgcaCTATAATCGTTATCGGTAGATAAAAGCAAATGTTCCCACTGCCGGACGGACATCagttaattgtttaaaaacagccaatGATGACCTAACAAAAATTGTTACACACGGCACTTTTAACACACTTCCTCTTTTTCTTAAGGTATCCAGATTAGACATGGCTGACTGGAGTTTACTTGGGAACTTTCTTGAAGAAGTCCAAGAACATTCCACCTCGGTGGGAAAGGTGTGGCTCACCGTTCTCTTCATCTTCAGGATCCTGGTCCTGGGAACGGCTGCGGAGTCGTCCTGGGGCGACGAGCAGGAGGACTTCACCTGCGACACTGAGCAGCCCGGTTGTGAGAACGTTTGCTATGACCGAGCCTTCCCAATAGCGCACATACGGTACTGGGTGCTTCAGATCGTGTTTGTATCCACACCCTCTCTCATCTACATAGGACACGCCATGCACATCGTCCGCAGAGaggaaaagagaaagaaagagcaGGAAGACGAGGGAGACGGAGAAAATTACCCGGAGAAAGGAAAGGATTGTGGGAAGGAGGACGAGGGAGGAGGGGGGAAAGTGAAATTGAAGGGCGCTCTGCTACAAACATACATACTTAGCATTCTTCTCCGCAGTGTGATGGAGGTGATCTTCATCACAGCCCAGTATTTGATCTACGGGGTCTTTCTTGATGTGCTCTACGTGTGCAAGGCCCATCCGTGCCCGCATCCGGTGAACTGCTACATCTCGCGACCTACGGAGAAGAACGTGTTTATCGTGTTCATGCTAGCGGTGGCGGCGGTGTCTCTTTTGCTCAGTATCGTCGAACTGTATCATCTGGCGTGGAAGCACTTTAAGAAGTTTTTGCACAGATACAAAACTTCCGATCAACGTCCCAACACCCCGTCCACCTTGGCTGCGACCTCGCCCCATCTGTCCACTCCGAATCGGGCATGCACTCCGCCTCCAGATTTTAACCAGTGCTTGGCGACGTCGCCACCGTCTTCGCCCACTATACAGTCGCACGCTCACTCTCTCGCGCACCCCAGCTTTCCGCCTTTTCACGACCGCATGGCGCACCAGCAGAACTCGGTGAACCTGGCCACCGAACGTAACCACAGCCAGGACTACCTAGGGGTGGATTTCTTTAAGATGAGCTTCTCACAAGCGCCTACGGACACGCCAAACTCGTACGCTTCGGCCACGTTGCTAAGCAGCAGTGAGTTTCTTGAGGACAGGAGAAGGTTTAGCAAGAGCAGCGGAACCAGCAGCCGCATAAGACCGAATGACCTTGCGGTATAGCGTCGCGTTTGATAAAGGGATGCTGGGTGTGACTACTAGGCATAAACCTGACGCAATTGACGTTGCACTTGATCTTACAGACCTATTTTATAATTACGCATTACTTgatttgttttaaacacaatatcactttaaaggtccactgtgttgATTTTAGCGATATCTTGTGgtaagattgtgaattgcaaccaacagcttgTAGCCAAAAGAAGCAGCGGTAGCCAGCACATggcaaaaaataactttcttacttagtatttctgtcttgttttttgtaaaaatatgtaaaaaaaaatcttaaatcaagatgcattttaaCTGCACATGACAAACatgtgtacactgcaaaaaaatgattttcaagaattttttttttagcatttttgtcttgttttcagtaaaaatataaaaaattcttaaattaagatgctttttcttgattagcaaaacgacccaaaaaaataagtctagtttaagacaaaaaatatcaaatttaagtgattttgtgcaagccaaaaaaattgtcaatggggtaagcacatttttcttcactgctaaaattttttttcaagaaaaacatttcttagtatttttgtcttgtttttagtaaaactttctaaaaattcttaaattaagatgctttttcttgatgagcaaaatgacccaagaaataagtctagtttaagacaaaaaatatcaaatttaagtgattttgtgcaagCCAAAAAATTTTGTGCAAGCCAAAATTTTGTGCAAGCCAAAAAATTTGTCAATGGGGTCAGCACATTTTTCTTCACTGCTaaaattttttttcaagaaatcatttcttagtatttttgtcctgtttttagtaaaactttctaaaaattcttaaattaagatgctttttcttgatgagcaaaatgacccaagaaaaaagtctagtttttagaccaaaaatatcaaatttaagtgattttgtgcataaaacaagcaaaaaaaatctgccaatcggttaagcaaaaaaatcttgaacatttttcttaaacactaaattcaagaaaaatttgcttaccccattggcagattttttttcttgttttatgcacaaaatcacttaatcttaatttaagaatttttagatatttgtactgaaaacaagacaaaaatactaagatttttttcttgaaaattattttttgcagtgttgaaattttatttagtgtttaagaaaaatgttcaagatttttttgcttaccccattggcatatatttttgcttgttttacgcacaaaatcacttaaatttgatatttttggtctaaaaactagactttttttcctgggtcattttgctcatcaaaaagcatcttaatttaagaattttttgcagtgtagtctGTTTAGTGGCTTGTAAGGGGACtcgcagtgtatgtagataaaaatggctcatactaaggtaataaaaacaatacagttcattacgtgaagtctttatagacaactgataatatagttatgtatattatattgcatttctgtcaagagatccttctaaaagttacacaatgcactttTAATTCAACCTAAGTCTGAATTTTTTTTCCACATAATGCACTGATGTTTCTTACCAATTCTGTATTTTGTTAATTACTGTTGAATGAGATGTTAAAGATGACTGATAAGgcgaaaatataaccttgatatctttaatactgactgagtgagattgaaataaaactttgatgCTTTTAATCTCATAATTGTTAGATTATTAGACGTTaacctggattttacagacagggtcacataaatACATGCAGCTTTGTTTACACTCCTCCTTATGTTGATAGAGTGTGAACAATGAAAATACTCAATGCATCTGAAACTTTCATATATTGAAATAAGATATGTATTGAATTTGATTTGTTCAATTGAACTTGATGTTTGTCATATTAGAGGAGGATAAAAAGAACAGCGAAAAAGGCCGGTGGCAAGATGTTAAACCGTTTTCAGCATCACTAATTCAACACTGACTTCTGTTGTGAACATACTGGAGTCAAATGGCCTGCACAGATGTCTTTTACACAGATCTGTGAAAGCCACATTAGTGGATATAAGTCATAAAGCAAACCACAAACTTTGACCTACTTAAAGCGGAAGTCCaccctaaaacaacattatgctccaacactatatttcagcacatatatgtagttgattgtgctgccatcaaatgtactaacttcatataaaaaaattgagcTGTTCACTGCTACAGTAACGGTGAAAATGCATGACCACATAATTCTGAACGTTCTAAATGAGGGCGGGTCTTGaggcgagatgattgacagtagcTGATATCGttctttgattgacagctgcacaggatgtgctaacgttagcttgctttgctcgtgttcataataacaacaacatgataataACTTTCTACCTAGTATGTTAACAGTAGTTACAAAAAACAATCAACAACTAAGCCAAAttatgttttagatatttttaccattttgcaTTACCTGAGTCCGCGGGAAA
It includes:
- the gja5b gene encoding gap junction protein, alpha 5b is translated as MADWSLLGNFLEEVQEHSTSVGKVWLTVLFIFRILVLGTAAESSWGDEQEDFTCDTEQPGCENVCYDRAFPIAHIRYWVLQIVFVSTPSLIYIGHAMHIVRREEKRKKEQEDEGDGENYPEKGKDCGKEDEGGGGKVKLKGALLQTYILSILLRSVMEVIFITAQYLIYGVFLDVLYVCKAHPCPHPVNCYISRPTEKNVFIVFMLAVAAVSLLLSIVELYHLAWKHFKKFLHRYKTSDQRPNTPSTLAATSPHLSTPNRACTPPPDFNQCLATSPPSSPTIQSHAHSLAHPSFPPFHDRMAHQQNSVNLATERNHSQDYLGVDFFKMSFSQAPTDTPNSYASATLLSSSEFLEDRRRFSKSSGTSSRIRPNDLAV